One Symphalangus syndactylus isolate Jambi chromosome 20, NHGRI_mSymSyn1-v2.1_pri, whole genome shotgun sequence DNA segment encodes these proteins:
- the LOC134735234 gene encoding puromycin-sensitive aminopeptidase-like encodes MQEEKNRIERVLGATLLPDLIQKVLTFALSEEVRPQDTVSVIGGVAGGSKHGRKAAWKFIKDNWEELYNRYQGGFLISRLIKLSVEGFAVDKMTGEVKAFFESHPAPSAERTIQQCCENILLNAAWLKRDAESIHQYLLQWKVSPPTV; translated from the exons ATGCAAGAAGAGAAAAACCGAATCGAAAGAGTCCTTGGCGCTACTCTCTTGCCTGACCTGATTCAGAAAGTCCTCACGTTTGCACTTTCA GAAGAGGTACGTCCACAGGACACTGTATCAGTAATTGGTGGAGTAGCTGGAGGCAGCAAGCATGGAAGGAAAGCTGCTTGGAAATTCATAAAGGACAACTGGGAAGAACTTTATAACCGATACCAGGGAGGATTCTTAATATCTAGACTAATAAAA CTATCAGTTGAGGGATTTGCAGTTGACAAAATGACTGGAGAGGTTAAG GCTTTCTTCGAGAGTcacccagctccttcagctgagcGTACCATCCAGCAGTGTTGTGAAAATATTCTACTGAATGCTGCTTGGCTAAAGCGAGATGCTGAGAGCATCCACCAGTACCTCCTTCAGTGGAAGGTCTCACCACCCACAGTGTGA